In Roseomonas fluvialis, one genomic interval encodes:
- a CDS encoding Bug family tripartite tricarboxylate transporter substrate binding protein yields the protein MTIHRRHLLAAAFVLPAAPLLAQTGRAVTLVVPFAPGGTTDIGARLVAARMAVHLGQPVVVENRAGAGGATAADHVRRQPADGTTLLIGTASTHAVNPALFADLPYDPVRDFAPVALLGVTGFVLVVPASLGITDLAGLVARLKAEPGRHNYASAGVGSMPHLAGEWFAKGADVRVEHVAYRGGGPALQALLTGEVTYMVESAPTVAGAIADGRLRALARASLRRSGPQADLPAIADMGIPGFDAETWILAFAPAGTPPATVARLNGAFNAALAEPELVARLAEVGTVAVPDSTPETTATFVANEIARWRRVVAETGVRITRQ from the coding sequence ATGACCATCCACCGCCGGCATCTGCTCGCCGCCGCCTTCGTGCTGCCCGCCGCGCCGCTCCTCGCGCAGACCGGGCGCGCCGTCACGCTGGTGGTGCCCTTCGCACCGGGCGGCACGACCGACATCGGCGCACGCCTGGTGGCGGCGCGCATGGCGGTGCATCTGGGCCAGCCGGTCGTGGTGGAGAACCGTGCGGGCGCCGGCGGCGCCACCGCCGCTGACCATGTGCGACGGCAGCCGGCGGATGGCACCACGCTGTTGATTGGCACCGCCTCGACCCATGCGGTCAACCCGGCGCTGTTTGCCGACCTGCCCTACGATCCGGTGCGGGATTTCGCGCCGGTGGCGCTGCTCGGCGTCACCGGCTTCGTGCTGGTGGTGCCGGCCAGCCTCGGCATCACCGACCTGGCCGGGCTGGTGGCGCGTCTGAAGGCGGAGCCGGGACGGCACAACTATGCCTCGGCTGGCGTCGGATCCATGCCGCATCTGGCCGGCGAATGGTTCGCCAAGGGCGCCGATGTCCGCGTAGAGCACGTGGCCTATCGCGGCGGCGGGCCGGCGCTGCAGGCGCTGCTGACGGGCGAGGTCACCTACATGGTTGAATCCGCGCCCACGGTGGCCGGCGCCATCGCCGATGGGCGGCTGCGCGCCCTCGCCCGGGCCAGCCTTCGCCGGTCGGGCCCGCAGGCCGACCTGCCGGCGATCGCCGACATGGGCATCCCGGGCTTCGATGCCGAGACCTGGATCCTGGCCTTCGCGCCGGCGGGCACGCCGCCGGCGACGGTTGCCCGGCTGAACGGCGCCTTCAACGCGGCGCTGGCGGAACCGGAGCTTGTCGCACGCTTAGCCGAGGTCGGCACCGTCGCGGTGCCCGACAGCACGCCCGAGACGACCGCGACCTTCGTGGCGAACGAGATCGCGCGCTGGCGGCGCGTCGTGGCCGAAACCGGCGTGCGCATCACGCGGCAATAG
- a CDS encoding alpha/beta fold hydrolase, which translates to MMREGAVRWLSPIGFFTMRWWEWGPADGAPVICVHGLTRSGRDFDTLAQALADAGRRVICPDLPGRGASDWLPDPMLYQPPTYITALSHLLARIDGPVDWVGTSLGGICGMALAATPGQPIRRLVLNDIGAFVPREAMARIRDYMGHEPVFPDLTTLEAHLREVHAPFGPLTDAQWRHLAETSARRADHGVALHYDPGISAPILSQEAQALDMTALWSAVRLPVLVIRGAHSDILLPDTAAEMAARPNVRLAEVPQAGHAPALMDPAQIALVAGFLGE; encoded by the coding sequence ATGATGCGCGAAGGCGCGGTCCGCTGGCTTTCGCCCATCGGCTTCTTCACGATGCGCTGGTGGGAATGGGGCCCGGCCGACGGCGCGCCGGTGATCTGCGTGCACGGCCTCACACGGTCGGGGCGCGACTTCGACACGCTGGCGCAGGCGCTGGCGGATGCCGGGCGCCGCGTGATCTGCCCCGACCTGCCGGGCCGCGGCGCTTCGGACTGGCTGCCTGACCCGATGCTGTACCAGCCGCCCACCTACATCACCGCGCTGTCGCACCTGCTGGCGCGCATCGATGGTCCGGTCGACTGGGTCGGCACCTCGCTGGGCGGCATCTGCGGCATGGCGCTGGCAGCCACGCCAGGCCAGCCGATCCGCCGCCTGGTGCTGAACGACATCGGCGCCTTCGTCCCGCGCGAGGCGATGGCGCGCATCCGGGATTACATGGGCCATGAACCCGTCTTCCCGGATCTCACGACGCTCGAGGCGCATCTGCGCGAGGTTCATGCCCCCTTCGGCCCGCTGACCGACGCGCAATGGCGGCATCTCGCTGAGACCTCGGCACGGCGCGCCGACCATGGTGTCGCGCTGCACTACGACCCGGGCATCAGCGCGCCGATCCTCTCGCAGGAGGCGCAGGCGCTCGACATGACCGCGCTGTGGTCCGCCGTGCGCCTGCCGGTGCTGGTGATCCGGGGCGCACACAGCGACATCCTGCTGCCCGATACGGCGGCGGAGATGGCCGCACGCCCGAATGTCCGCCTGGCGGAGGTGCCGCAGGCCGGCCATGCACCCGCGCTGATGGATCCCGCGCAGATCGCGCTGGTGGCGGGGTTCCTGGGCGAGTGA
- the hemB gene encoding porphobilinogen synthase produces the protein MNADRRQGAPFSIEAPDTQGAFPTVRMRRNRRDAWTRRLVAENTLSVDDLIWPIFVIEGSNEERPVASMPGQVRVTVDRVAKHVERAAKLGVPAIAIFPATPPEAKDAEGTEALNANNLICRAARELKRAFPEVGLVGDVALDPYTDHGHDGVIRETRTGDYVHNDDSVAILVRQAVNQAEAGIDVIAPSDMMDGRIGAIRQALDAQGFIDTRIMSYAAKYASAFYGPFRDALGSGKALRGDKKTYQMDPANSDEALREVALDLAEGADMVMVKPGMPYLDIVRRVKDRFAVPTFAYQVSGEYAMIMAAVRNGWIEHERAMMESLMGFKRAGANGVLTYFAVEAAQRLRHG, from the coding sequence ATGAATGCCGACCGCCGCCAGGGCGCCCCCTTCAGCATCGAGGCCCCCGACACCCAGGGCGCCTTTCCCACCGTGCGGATGCGCCGCAACCGGCGCGACGCCTGGACGCGCCGCCTGGTCGCCGAGAATACGCTGTCGGTCGATGACCTGATCTGGCCGATCTTCGTCATCGAGGGCAGCAACGAGGAACGCCCGGTCGCCTCCATGCCCGGCCAGGTGCGCGTCACGGTGGACCGCGTCGCGAAGCATGTGGAACGGGCGGCGAAGCTCGGCGTGCCCGCCATCGCCATCTTCCCCGCCACGCCGCCCGAAGCGAAGGACGCCGAGGGCACCGAGGCGCTGAACGCCAACAACCTGATCTGCCGCGCCGCGCGCGAATTGAAGCGCGCCTTCCCCGAGGTCGGGCTGGTCGGCGACGTGGCACTGGACCCCTATACCGACCACGGCCATGACGGCGTGATCCGCGAGACCCGCACCGGCGACTACGTCCACAACGATGATTCCGTCGCCATCCTGGTCCGCCAGGCGGTGAACCAGGCGGAAGCGGGCATCGACGTGATCGCGCCATCCGACATGATGGACGGGCGCATCGGTGCGATCCGGCAGGCACTGGACGCGCAGGGCTTCATCGACACGCGCATCATGTCCTACGCCGCGAAGTACGCGAGCGCCTTCTACGGCCCGTTCCGCGATGCGCTGGGCTCCGGCAAGGCGCTGCGCGGCGACAAGAAGACCTACCAGATGGACCCCGCCAATTCGGACGAGGCGCTGCGCGAAGTGGCGCTCGACCTCGCCGAGGGCGCCGACATGGTCATGGTCAAGCCGGGCATGCCGTACCTGGACATCGTGCGCCGCGTGAAGGACCGCTTCGCGGTGCCGACCTTCGCGTATCAGGTGTCCGGCGAGTACGCGATGATCATGGCTGCCGTGCGGAATGGCTGGATCGAGCACGAGCGCGCCATGATGGAGAGCCTGATGGGCTTCAAGCGCGCCGGCGCGAACGGCGTGCTGACCTATTTCGCCGTGGAGGCCGCGCAGCGGCTGCGCCATGGCTGA
- a CDS encoding SDR family NAD(P)-dependent oxidoreductase has translation MAGDWLGLAGRVAIVTGAAGGIGSAIAAELAGAGVAVALLDLDGAAAERVAAALGAQGAKVAAAACDTADQASVAAAFATTRAVLGDADILVTNAGILRPGPLADLPVAQWNALMAVNLTGYLLCAQAVRPQMVARGGGAIVHIASIAATNPQPRSGAYSASKAAVAMLSRQIADEWGPDRIRSNVVSPGLIRTPLSEAFYQAPGVLDRRSAMVPAGRVGTPQDIADAVTFLASPRAIYVNGAELLVDGGLDQVMLGLVPRPGY, from the coding sequence ATGGCAGGTGACTGGCTTGGGCTCGCGGGGCGGGTTGCGATCGTCACCGGCGCGGCGGGCGGCATCGGCAGCGCCATCGCTGCCGAGCTCGCCGGCGCCGGCGTGGCGGTGGCGTTGCTCGACCTCGATGGCGCTGCAGCGGAACGGGTGGCGGCGGCGCTCGGCGCGCAGGGCGCGAAGGTGGCGGCCGCGGCCTGCGACACCGCGGACCAGGCGAGCGTCGCCGCCGCCTTCGCCACCACGCGCGCGGTCCTCGGGGATGCCGACATCCTGGTGACCAACGCCGGCATACTGCGACCTGGGCCGCTGGCGGACCTGCCCGTCGCGCAGTGGAACGCGCTGATGGCGGTGAACCTGACCGGCTACCTGCTCTGCGCCCAGGCGGTGCGGCCGCAGATGGTCGCGCGCGGCGGCGGGGCGATCGTGCATATCGCATCGATCGCCGCAACAAACCCGCAGCCGCGCAGCGGCGCCTACAGCGCGTCCAAGGCCGCAGTCGCGATGCTGTCGCGGCAGATCGCCGACGAATGGGGGCCCGATCGCATTCGCAGCAACGTTGTCAGCCCGGGATTGATCCGCACGCCGCTGTCGGAAGCCTTCTACCAGGCGCCGGGCGTGCTGGACCGGCGATCCGCCATGGTGCCCGCCGGGCGGGTCGGCACGCCGCAGGACATCGCCGATGCCGTGACCTTTCTGGCCAGTCCACGCGCCATCTACGTCAACGGCGCCGAGTTGCTGGTCGATGGCGGGCTCGACCAGGTGATGCTGGGGCTGGTTCCGCGGCCTGGCTATTGA
- a CDS encoding CaiB/BaiF CoA transferase family protein, protein MSQPAGPLAGLRVLDLTRVLAGPTCTQMLGDLGAEVIKIERPEAGDDTRGFAPPFWPETKESAYFLGVNRNKKSVTMDMAKPEAQAILHRLLETTDILVENFKVGALAKMGLGWDQLKAKYPRLIYCSITGFGQTGPYAPRPGYDALIQAMGGVMSLTGEPNGSPQKVGVPVADLFAGLYGCIGILAALNHRTATGQGQQIDIGMLDTHVAWLANQGMNYLSTGENPPRLGNQHPNISPYQEFPTKDGYIILAVGNDPTFERFCKAFGQDHLLADERFATNPNRVANRDLVTATLTPVMKSRTTTEWVAALEAEKIGCGPINTLADVFADPHVQARQMTLEMQHGSGATVKVIANPVKLSATPPTYRSAPPVLGEHTDEVLSGLLGMSAEDIAALRAKAIL, encoded by the coding sequence ATGTCCCAGCCTGCCGGCCCTCTCGCGGGCCTTCGCGTCCTTGACCTCACCCGCGTGCTTGCGGGGCCGACCTGCACGCAGATGCTGGGCGACCTCGGCGCCGAGGTGATCAAGATCGAGCGCCCCGAGGCCGGCGACGACACCCGCGGCTTCGCGCCTCCGTTCTGGCCCGAGACGAAGGAAAGCGCCTACTTCCTCGGCGTGAACCGCAACAAGAAGTCGGTCACCATGGACATGGCGAAGCCGGAGGCGCAGGCGATCCTGCACCGGCTGCTCGAGACCACAGACATCCTGGTGGAGAACTTCAAGGTCGGCGCGCTGGCGAAGATGGGCCTGGGCTGGGACCAGCTGAAGGCGAAGTATCCACGGCTGATCTATTGCTCGATCACCGGCTTCGGGCAGACCGGCCCCTATGCGCCGCGCCCGGGCTATGACGCGCTGATCCAGGCGATGGGCGGCGTGATGTCGCTGACCGGCGAACCGAACGGCAGCCCGCAGAAGGTCGGCGTGCCGGTCGCGGACCTGTTCGCGGGGCTCTATGGCTGCATCGGCATCCTCGCTGCGCTGAACCACCGCACCGCGACCGGGCAGGGCCAGCAGATCGACATCGGCATGCTGGACACGCATGTCGCGTGGCTGGCGAACCAGGGCATGAACTACCTGAGCACGGGCGAGAACCCGCCGCGCCTGGGCAACCAGCACCCCAACATCAGCCCCTACCAGGAATTCCCGACCAAGGATGGCTACATCATCCTCGCGGTCGGCAACGACCCGACCTTCGAACGCTTCTGCAAGGCCTTCGGCCAGGACCACCTGCTGGCGGATGAACGCTTCGCGACCAACCCCAACCGCGTGGCGAACCGCGACCTGGTGACGGCCACGCTGACGCCGGTGATGAAGTCCCGCACCACGACCGAATGGGTGGCGGCGCTGGAGGCCGAGAAGATCGGCTGCGGCCCGATCAACACTCTGGCCGACGTCTTTGCCGACCCGCATGTGCAGGCGCGGCAGATGACGCTCGAGATGCAGCACGGCTCGGGCGCCACCGTGAAGGTGATCGCCAACCCGGTGAAACTCAGCGCCACGCCGCCCACCTATCGCAGTGCACCGCCGGTGCTGGGCGAACATACGGACGAGGTGCTGTCGGGCTTGCTCGGCATGTCCGCCGAGGACATCGCGGCCCTTCGTGCCAAGGCGATCCTGTAG